Proteins encoded within one genomic window of Anopheles gambiae chromosome 3, idAnoGambNW_F1_1, whole genome shotgun sequence:
- the LOC1278291 gene encoding zinc finger protein 628 yields MEDATTLKMVKICRFCLSQDEEYLIPIAEAPDFSLEIEDVARFTGIDINEDNKTVYAMCLECTENLKHTAIFRDTCLGNDALFHELYDAMVSSVKEMYGDTIEYLDSDFEDFAEEVKPVDTVEDVPMKIESLTKIETLEEIEILASPQQRPEPTFIQQKHCPVVQPQLPQEHYRAYSPPAASCISNDESIEYVFADDDENFAHSANYIEIGEPMSYDDLWMVDYNEPPRRKRKQRVKKGSFVKRTEGIPEPLVNDGYEMEPIFAPMPTPTPKEDDCWLLQERPRVKRKRHLCDECGALTNHLKSHVRYHRDERLEVCPHCPATFRHVSNLRGHIQQIHVKKICKTCEICGKGFIHHKTYRYHMLNHANEGKRFECKDCGKSFSNEIYLRDHYNRLHNITKTLVASDPGSS; encoded by the exons ATGGAGGACGCGACTACGCtgaaaatggtgaaaatttGTCGATTTTGTCTCTCGCAGGACGAAGAATATCTTATCCCAATAGCGGAAGCGCCAGACTTTTCGCTGGAGATAGAGGATGTAGCACGGTTCACCGGGATAGAC ATAAACGAGGACAACAAAACGGTGTACGCCATGTGCTTGGAGTGTACGGAAAATCTAAAACACACCGCCATATTCCGGGACACCTGCCTGGGCAATGATGCCCTCTTCCACGAGCTGTACGATGCGATGGTTTCCAGCGTGAAGGAAATgtacggcgatacgattgaaTATTTGGACAGCGATTTCGAAGACTTTGCAGAGGAAGTGAAACCGGTGGATACGGTTGAGGACGTTCCGATGAAAATTGAGAGTTTGACCAAAATAGAGACTTTGGAGGAAATTGAGATTTTAGCGAGTCCACAGCAGAGACCAGAGCCGACCTTCATTCAGCAGAAGCATTGTCCGGTGGTACAACCACAGCTACCACAGGAGCATTACCGTGCGTACAGTCCGCCAGCTGCTTCCTGCATTAGCAATGATGAGTCGATCGAGTATGTGttcgccgacgacgacgaaaatTTCGCCCACTCTGCCAACTACATTGAAATCGGTGAGCCAATGTCCTACGATGACCTCTGGATGGTAGACTATAATGAGCCGCCCCGCCGTAAACGTAAACAGCGCGTCAAAAAAGGATCGTTCGTGAAGCGAACGGAAGGCATCCCGGAACCGCTGGTGAACGATGGGTACGAGATGGAACCAATTTTCGCACCAATGCCGACACCGACGCCGAAGGAGGACGACTGCTGGTTATTGCAGGAGCGCCCACGCGTCAAAAGGAAGCGACACCTCTGCGATGAGTGTGGTGCCTTGACGAACCATCTGAAAAGCCACGTCCGGTACCATCGGGACGAAAGGTTGGAAGTGTGCCCGCACTGTCCGGCTACGTTCAGGCACGTGTCCAATCTACGAGGCCACATCCAGCAGATACACGTCAAAAAGATATGCAAAACATGTGAAATATGCGGCAAAGGCTTCATCCATCACAAAACGTACCGATATCATATG CTTAACCACGCGAACGAGGGCAAAAGGTTCGAATGCAAGGACTGCGGGAAATCGTTCAGCAATGAAATATATCTGCGCGACCATTACAACAGGCTACACAATATCACGAAAACACTTGTAGCTAGCGATCCTGGAAGCTCGTAA
- the LOC3291310 gene encoding zinc finger protein 486 isoform X1, protein MENGAPPNLLLICRFCLCRDDNCLVPVKILTDSSITLEEIDHFTGILLDTDEDSTVRVCVNCIIKLKQSAEFRKACISKDVLFQQLHVLVASTGEPEVDNPTDTPDNIDSDSAKQQVSDEPYDDIGNLEDESSDYLEEEFIVEVIQHGNEELDNANVVSELHEKQQEEFSIDEPVTEDTDFFYSANYIVPGDLSLSDESEIGEDGWFHRAQPTDRQIRSPTPATQRVKGVNEEQASSPRPTEPRARTRPKKKQRKYLCDTCGVLINDLPRHTLNHSKLIKHACPHCPVEMVEYSNLLRHIEAVHEKRIRKSCELCGKGFTHNNSLVSHMVVHHGIGDTHKCKVCPKVFRHASGLRGHVKKCHSNATKFECSLCGAFFSSRYDLKKHGRSHSSERPYECSECGKRFKSQYARRIHEQAHSGLLYECDVCRRPYRYKALMRMHMKRTHPEVLVENEDTVPASSA, encoded by the exons ATGGAAAACGGCGCTCCGCCAAACTTGCTGCTCATTTGTCGCTTTTGTCTGTGTCGGGACGATAATTGCTTGGTTCCTGTAAAAATCCTCACAGATTCTTCCATCACCCTGGAGGAAATAGATCATTTTACCGGCATTCTG CTCGATACAGATGAAGATTCCACCGTACGGGTGTGTGTTAATTGTATCATCAAGCTGAAACAGTCTGCCGAGTTCCGGAAGGCATGCATTAGCAAGGATGTGCTATTCCAACAGCTGCACGTGCTCGTTGCCTCAACCGGCGAACCGGAGGTAGACAACCCAACTGACACTCCGgacaatatcgattccgattcagCGAAGCAACAGGTCAGCGACGAGCCGTACGATGACATCGGCAATCTCGAGGATGAATCCAGCGATTATCTCGAAGAGGAATTCATTGTTGAGGTTATCCAGCACGGAAATGAGGAATTGGATAACGCAAATGTCGTATCGGAACTGCACGAAAAACAGCAAGAAGAGTTTAGTATCGATGAGCCTGTGACGGAAGATACCGATTTCTTCTACTCGGCCAACTACATTGTTCCGGGCGATCTGTCACTGTCAGACGAAAGCGAAATTGGCGAAGATGGTTGGTTCCACCGTGCGCAACCGACCGATAGGCAAATCCGTTCGCCCACTCCAGCCACACAGCGGGTAAAAGGTGTCAACGAGGAGCAAGCTTCATCCCCCCGACCGACCGAACCACGGGCACGGACGAGACCGAAGaaaaagcaacgaaaataTCTGTGCGACACGTGCGGTGTACTGATCAACGATCTGCCCCGACACACGCTGAACCATTCCAAGCTTATCAAACACGCCTGCCCCCACTGTCCGGTGGAGATGGTGGAATACTCGAACCTGCTGCGGCACATAGAGGCAGTGCACGAGAAGAGGATACGCAAATCGTGCGAACTGTGTGGCAAAGGATTTACGCACAATAATTCCCTCGTGTCGCACATG GTCGTGCATCATGGCATCGGTGACACGCACAAGTGCAAAGTGTGCCCGAAAGTGTTTCGGCACGCGAGCGGCTTGCGAGGGCATGTGAAAAAGTGTCACAGCAATGCGACCAAATTTGAGTGCAGCTTATGCGGTGCCTTTTTCTCCTCGAG gtATGATCTGAAGAAACACGGCCGATCGCACTCGTCGGAGCGACCGTACGAGTGTAGCGAATGTGGCAAACGTTTTAAAAGCCAGTATGCGAGGCGAATCCACGAACAAGCTCATAGTGGGCTCCTCTACGAATGCGACGTCTGCCGTAGACCGTATCGCTATAAGGCTCTGATGAGAATGCATATGAAACGAACGCACCCGGAAGTGCTGGTAGAAAACGAGGATACGGTACCTGCCAGTAGCGCGTAG
- the LOC3291310 gene encoding zinc finger autosomal protein isoform X2 has translation MENGAPPNLLLICRFCLCRDDNCLVPVKILTDSSITLEEIDHFTGILLDTDEDSTVRVCVNCIIKLKQSAEFRKACISKDVLFQQLHVLVASTGEPEVDNPTDTPDNIDSDSAKQQVSDEPYDDIGNLEDESSDYLEEEFIVEVIQHGNEELDNANVVSELHEKQQEEFSIDEPVTEDTDFFYSANYIVPGDLSLSDESEIGEDGWFHRAQPTDRQIRSPTPATQRVKGVNEEQASSPRPTEPRARTRPKKKQRKYLCDTCGVLINDLPRHTLNHSKLIKHACPHCPVEMVEYSNLLRHIEAVHEKRIRKSCELCGKGFTHNNSLVSHMVVHHGIGDTHKCKVCPKVFRHASGLRGHVKKCHSNATKFECSLCGAFFSSR, from the exons ATGGAAAACGGCGCTCCGCCAAACTTGCTGCTCATTTGTCGCTTTTGTCTGTGTCGGGACGATAATTGCTTGGTTCCTGTAAAAATCCTCACAGATTCTTCCATCACCCTGGAGGAAATAGATCATTTTACCGGCATTCTG CTCGATACAGATGAAGATTCCACCGTACGGGTGTGTGTTAATTGTATCATCAAGCTGAAACAGTCTGCCGAGTTCCGGAAGGCATGCATTAGCAAGGATGTGCTATTCCAACAGCTGCACGTGCTCGTTGCCTCAACCGGCGAACCGGAGGTAGACAACCCAACTGACACTCCGgacaatatcgattccgattcagCGAAGCAACAGGTCAGCGACGAGCCGTACGATGACATCGGCAATCTCGAGGATGAATCCAGCGATTATCTCGAAGAGGAATTCATTGTTGAGGTTATCCAGCACGGAAATGAGGAATTGGATAACGCAAATGTCGTATCGGAACTGCACGAAAAACAGCAAGAAGAGTTTAGTATCGATGAGCCTGTGACGGAAGATACCGATTTCTTCTACTCGGCCAACTACATTGTTCCGGGCGATCTGTCACTGTCAGACGAAAGCGAAATTGGCGAAGATGGTTGGTTCCACCGTGCGCAACCGACCGATAGGCAAATCCGTTCGCCCACTCCAGCCACACAGCGGGTAAAAGGTGTCAACGAGGAGCAAGCTTCATCCCCCCGACCGACCGAACCACGGGCACGGACGAGACCGAAGaaaaagcaacgaaaataTCTGTGCGACACGTGCGGTGTACTGATCAACGATCTGCCCCGACACACGCTGAACCATTCCAAGCTTATCAAACACGCCTGCCCCCACTGTCCGGTGGAGATGGTGGAATACTCGAACCTGCTGCGGCACATAGAGGCAGTGCACGAGAAGAGGATACGCAAATCGTGCGAACTGTGTGGCAAAGGATTTACGCACAATAATTCCCTCGTGTCGCACATG GTCGTGCATCATGGCATCGGTGACACGCACAAGTGCAAAGTGTGCCCGAAAGTGTTTCGGCACGCGAGCGGCTTGCGAGGGCATGTGAAAAAGTGTCACAGCAATGCGACCAAATTTGAGTGCAGCTTATGCGGTGCCTTTTTCTCCTCGAGGTAA
- the LOC1267450 gene encoding zinc finger protein 418 produces the protein MERAVPEELITVCRFCLCEDDDCLIPIEDLLDFEITTEDLERFSGIEINDDNKATFSVCMDCTSKLKVASTFRNTCLKNDPLFRDLYQVLVASGKERLQKVVARIELSDTDDGMDDEDAQTKPVVIYLNDPLWKPSKQSVPEVAPKPERPKRSVEIPPVVTEDDDGTQHSEAFSCASTTDEVVCDGELFAYSANYIEPGEELFDPNEMWQMFFNWGGSLNPPYPEVRELGKKKKKRYLCDICGFSMSCILRHYDNHSEEQIHSCPHCPVKMKQKSNIAQHILTMHLKQNTRKCAICGKGFIHHKTYRYHMLTHEGEGKTFECPDCEKTFPNAIYLRDHFNRLHNAAKAAKKTQPAKKVRRKRNQPQIMAA, from the exons ATGGAGCGTGCCGTTCCGGAGGAATTAATAACAGTGTGCcggttttgtttgtgcgaGGACGATGATTGTTTGATTCCTATCGAGGATTTACTCGACTTTGAAATTACAACCGAAGATTTAGAACGATTCTCCGGGATAGAG ATAAACGACGACAACAAGGCAACGTTCTCAGTATGTATGGACTGTACCAGCAAGCTGAAAGTAGCATCCACCTTCCGCAACACGTGCCTCAAAAATGACCCGCTTTTTCGCGATCTGTACCAAGTGCTGGTTGCTAGCGGCAAGGAAAGGCTACAGAAAGTCGTCGCTCGTATCGAGCTATCCGATACAGACGATGGAATGGACGATGAAGACGCTCAAACCAAACCGGTGGTGATATATCTAAACGACCCCCTGTGGAAACCATCGAAACAAAGCGTACCGGAAGTAGCTCCCAAGCCGGAGCGGCCCAAACGATCAGTCGAAATCCCGCCAGTGGTTACTGAAGACGACGATGGTACCCAGCACAGTGAAGCGTTTTCGTGCGCAAGCACCACCGATGAGGTTGTGTGCGATGGCGAGCTCTTCGCGTACTCGGCCAACTACATCGAGCCGGGCGAGGAACTGTTCGACCCGAACGAGATGTGGCAGATGTTTTTCAATTGGGGCGGTAGCTTAAACCCACCATATCCCGAGGTCCGTGAACTgggcaagaaaaagaaaaagcgctACCTGTGCGACATATGTGGCTTTTCTATGAGTTGCATTCTGCGCCATTATGACAATCACAGCGAGGAGCAAATACACAGCTGTCCCCACTGTCCggtaaaaatgaagcaaaagagCAACATTGCCCAGCACATACTTACGATGCACTTGAAGCAAAACACCAGAAAGTGTGCAATATGCGGCAAGGGCTTCATTCATCACAAAACGTACCGATATCATATG CTTACTCACGAgggagaaggaaaaacgtTCGAATGCCCGGACTGTGAGAAAACGTTCCCGAACGCAATTTACCTAAGAGATCACTTCAATCGGCTTCATAACGCAGCGAAGGCGGCGAAGAAAACGCAACCAGCCAAAAAAGTGAGAAG GAAAAGAAACCAGCCCCAAATAATGGCAGCATAG